The following coding sequences are from one Mycolicibacterium aichiense window:
- a CDS encoding Pls/PosA family non-ribosomal peptide synthetase: MATPEIPPQYLLSEQAPAPRTLIDILYDTANRYPDAAAIDDGTVQLTYAELIADIEESVEWLAARGIGRGDRIGIRMPSGSYALYVAILSTLAAGAAYVPVDADDPDERAELVFNEAGVVAIITEAGLTRGPGSSRGWRATAPLGRDDAWIIFTSGSTGTPKGVAVTHRNAAAFVDAEARMFLQNNPIGPADRVLAGLSVAFDASCEEMWLAWRYGACLVPAPRALVRSGMDLGPWLVARDITVVSTVPTLASLWPAEALEAVRLLIFGGEACPPELAERLAVEGREVWNTYGPTEATVVASAARLDGRSPVSIGRPLPGWDLAVVDSSGAPVALGEVGELVIGGVGLARYLDPEKDAEKYAPMPSLEWARAYRSGDLVRLEADGLYFQGRADDQVKVGGRRIELGEVDSALVNLPGVSGAAAAVRRTASGTPMLVGYISSANPDFDLAAARTHLAEALPAALVPRLVLLDELPTRTSGKVDRNALPWPPPGYQDSEPDLGGTMGWLAGLWRDVLGAVVDGPEADFFALGGGSLSAAQLVAALRERYPQLTVAQLYDHPRLGSLAEFLDEQKPSAAVTPRHVTPTPVSTQAAQVLLSVPLATLTGLQWVTWLALINNVAAAVHPLPWLAPVNWWLVVVAFILFITPIGRMGIAVLGARTLLSGLEPGTYRRGGSEHLRVWLAERLADASGAENLAGAPWLVYYARALGNKIGKGVDLHSAPPVTGMLTLGHRVSIEPEVDLTGHWIDGDLFHVGPISVGNDASIGARTTLFPGAVVGKNADVAPGSGVVGKVKNGQYWKGSPAVKSGKARHPWPEHRPPRAALWVGVYGVTSMLLGGVPLLALAIGLGVLVWPARHSATLGSALAAAAPWIPVAALVALVVYAAFTVVAVRILAIGLREGYHPVRSRVGWQLWTTERLMDAARNYLFPVYASLLTPWWLRALGAKVGRNTEISTALLTPKFTVVEDGAFLADDTMVASYELGGGWIHVAKATVGKRAFLGNSGITQPGRRVPDDGLVAVLSAAPHKAKAGSSWLGSPPIRLRRRADEGDAALTFSPPMRLKVMRAAVETCRLFPVMVTFAIGVAVLAALQALALEFGYAVTALAGGVVLLIAGAVAGGTAVAAKWLVVGHIPADEQPLWSSFVWRNEVSDTFVETVAAPWFARAASGTPVMNLWLRALGAKIGRGVWCETYWLPEADLVTLQRASTVNRGCVVQTHLFHDRIMRMDTVVLDEGATLGPHCVALPAAKLGAGATVGPASLVMRGDEVPPSTRWQGNPIAPWLVSRKKTRDDARKAEDSAA; encoded by the coding sequence GTGGCGACGCCGGAAATTCCCCCGCAATACTTGTTGTCGGAGCAGGCACCGGCCCCGCGCACCCTCATCGACATCCTCTACGACACCGCCAACCGATACCCCGACGCAGCCGCCATCGACGACGGCACGGTGCAGCTGACCTATGCCGAGCTGATCGCCGACATCGAGGAGAGCGTCGAGTGGCTGGCCGCCCGCGGCATCGGCCGCGGCGACCGGATCGGCATCCGCATGCCGTCCGGCAGTTACGCCCTCTACGTCGCGATCCTCTCGACGCTGGCCGCCGGTGCGGCCTATGTCCCGGTCGACGCCGACGATCCCGACGAGCGCGCCGAGCTGGTGTTCAACGAGGCCGGCGTGGTCGCCATCATCACCGAAGCCGGCCTGACCCGCGGGCCTGGCTCGTCGCGCGGATGGCGGGCGACAGCCCCACTGGGTCGCGACGACGCGTGGATCATCTTCACCTCCGGATCCACCGGAACCCCCAAGGGTGTCGCCGTCACCCACCGCAACGCGGCGGCGTTCGTCGACGCCGAGGCGCGAATGTTCTTGCAGAACAACCCGATCGGACCGGCTGACCGGGTGCTGGCCGGGTTGTCGGTGGCGTTCGACGCCTCCTGCGAGGAGATGTGGCTGGCCTGGCGGTACGGCGCATGTCTGGTGCCTGCGCCCCGCGCCCTGGTGCGTAGCGGCATGGACCTCGGGCCGTGGCTGGTGGCGCGGGACATCACCGTGGTGTCGACGGTGCCCACGCTGGCGTCGTTGTGGCCGGCCGAGGCGCTGGAAGCGGTGCGGCTGCTGATCTTCGGCGGCGAGGCCTGCCCGCCCGAGCTGGCCGAACGGCTGGCGGTCGAAGGCCGCGAGGTGTGGAACACCTACGGACCCACCGAGGCAACCGTGGTGGCCAGCGCCGCCCGCCTCGACGGGCGCAGTCCGGTCAGCATCGGGCGCCCGCTGCCGGGCTGGGACCTGGCGGTGGTCGACTCCAGCGGCGCCCCCGTCGCTCTCGGCGAAGTGGGCGAACTGGTGATCGGCGGAGTCGGCCTGGCCCGCTACCTGGATCCGGAGAAAGACGCCGAGAAGTACGCGCCGATGCCGTCGCTGGAGTGGGCGCGGGCCTACCGCAGCGGCGACCTCGTCCGCTTGGAAGCCGACGGACTGTATTTCCAGGGCCGTGCCGACGATCAGGTCAAGGTCGGCGGACGGCGCATCGAACTCGGCGAGGTCGACTCGGCGCTGGTGAACCTGCCCGGCGTCAGTGGTGCCGCTGCGGCGGTGCGACGCACCGCCAGCGGCACTCCGATGCTCGTCGGCTACATCTCCAGCGCCAACCCCGATTTCGACCTCGCCGCGGCCCGCACCCACCTGGCCGAGGCCCTGCCCGCAGCGCTGGTGCCGCGCCTGGTGCTACTCGACGAGCTGCCGACCCGGACCTCGGGCAAGGTCGATCGCAATGCGCTGCCGTGGCCGCCGCCCGGCTATCAGGACTCCGAACCCGACCTCGGCGGCACCATGGGCTGGCTGGCCGGGCTGTGGCGCGACGTCCTTGGCGCCGTGGTGGACGGCCCGGAGGCGGACTTCTTCGCCCTCGGCGGCGGCTCGCTGTCGGCGGCCCAGCTGGTGGCCGCGCTGCGCGAGCGCTACCCGCAGCTGACCGTCGCCCAGCTCTACGACCACCCGCGGCTGGGATCGCTGGCCGAATTCCTCGACGAGCAGAAGCCGTCGGCCGCGGTCACCCCACGCCATGTCACGCCGACGCCGGTGTCGACGCAGGCGGCCCAGGTGCTGTTGTCGGTGCCGCTGGCCACGCTGACCGGGCTGCAATGGGTGACGTGGCTGGCGCTGATCAACAACGTGGCCGCCGCGGTGCATCCGCTGCCGTGGCTCGCACCGGTCAACTGGTGGCTGGTCGTGGTCGCCTTCATCCTGTTCATCACCCCGATCGGCCGGATGGGCATCGCTGTGCTGGGCGCGCGGACGCTGCTGTCGGGGCTGGAGCCGGGCACCTATCGCCGGGGCGGGTCCGAACACCTGCGGGTGTGGCTGGCCGAACGGCTGGCCGACGCCAGCGGCGCCGAGAACCTCGCGGGTGCGCCGTGGCTGGTGTACTACGCCCGGGCGCTGGGTAACAAGATCGGCAAAGGCGTAGATCTGCATTCGGCGCCTCCGGTGACCGGCATGCTCACGCTCGGCCACCGGGTTTCCATCGAACCGGAGGTCGATCTGACCGGGCATTGGATCGACGGCGACCTCTTCCACGTCGGCCCGATCAGCGTCGGCAACGATGCCAGCATCGGGGCACGGACCACGCTGTTCCCGGGTGCCGTCGTCGGGAAGAACGCCGACGTGGCGCCCGGCTCAGGTGTGGTCGGCAAGGTGAAGAACGGGCAGTACTGGAAGGGTTCGCCGGCGGTGAAGTCCGGCAAGGCCCGCCATCCGTGGCCCGAGCACCGGCCGCCGCGCGCCGCCCTGTGGGTGGGCGTCTACGGGGTGACGTCCATGCTCCTCGGCGGGGTGCCGCTGCTGGCGCTGGCGATCGGGCTGGGTGTGCTGGTCTGGCCGGCCCGGCACAGTGCGACGCTGGGTTCGGCCCTGGCCGCGGCTGCGCCGTGGATTCCGGTGGCCGCGCTGGTCGCCCTGGTGGTGTACGCGGCGTTCACCGTCGTGGCGGTGCGGATCCTCGCGATCGGGCTCCGCGAGGGCTATCACCCGGTGCGCAGCCGGGTGGGCTGGCAGCTGTGGACCACCGAACGGCTGATGGACGCCGCCCGCAACTACCTGTTCCCCGTCTACGCCAGCCTGCTCACCCCGTGGTGGCTGCGGGCCCTCGGCGCGAAAGTCGGCCGCAACACCGAGATTTCAACCGCACTGCTGACCCCGAAGTTCACCGTCGTGGAAGACGGCGCATTTCTGGCCGACGACACCATGGTGGCCTCCTACGAACTCGGCGGCGGATGGATCCACGTCGCCAAGGCCACCGTCGGCAAGCGCGCTTTCCTGGGTAACTCCGGTATCACCCAACCGGGCCGGCGGGTGCCCGACGATGGCCTGGTCGCGGTGCTTTCGGCCGCCCCGCACAAGGCCAAGGCCGGTTCGTCGTGGCTGGGCAGCCCGCCGATCCGGTTGCGCCGCCGCGCCGATGAAGGCGACGCCGCACTGACATTCAGCCCCCCGATGCGGTTGAAGGTGATGCGCGCCGCGGTCGAGACCTGCCGGCTGTTCCCGGTGATGGTCACCTTCGCGATCGGAGTGGCGGTTCTGGCCGCGCTGCAGGCCTTGGCGCTCGAATTCGGCTATGCGGTCACCGCACTGGCCGGCGGCGTCGTGCTGCTGATTGCGGGCGCAGTCGCCGGAGGGACCGCGGTGGCCGCCAAATGGCTTGTGGTGGGGCATATCCCGGCCGACGAGCAGCCGCTCTGGTCGTCGTTCGTGTGGCGCAACGAGGTGTCGGACACGTTCGTGGAAACGGTGGCGGCGCCGTGGTTCGCCCGCGCCGCCAGCGGCACCCCCGTGATGAACCTCTGGCTGCGGGCGCTCGGCGCCAAGATCGGCCGTGGCGTGTGGTGTGAAACGTACTGGCTGCCCGAAGCCGACCTGGTGACGCTGCAGCGGGCCAGCACCGTCAACCGCGGCTGCGTGGTGCAGACGCACCTGTTTCATGATCGGATCATGCGCATGGACACCGTCGTGCTCGACGAGGGTGCCACGCTGGGTCCGCACTGCGTGGCATTGCCCGCTGCCAAGCTCGGCGCAGGCGCCACCGTCGGCCCGGCATCGCTGGTGATGCGCGGCGACGAGGTGCCGCCGTCGACCCGCTGGCAGGGCAATCCGATTGCCCCGTGGCTCGTTTCGAGGAAGAAAACCCGCGACGATGCGCGCAAAGCCGAGGACAGCGCCGCGTGA
- a CDS encoding M1 family metallopeptidase has product MKQPAKKATKKGGPPVIDPYLPNNGNFGYRVSRYELDLEYKVAINRLTGTATITAATLASLKTFTLDLSAALSVSKVTVNGRRPANFSASNGKLHITLSTPLPAGAAMSISVRYGGNPRPIRSYWGEVGFEELSNGALVAGQPNGAASWFPCDDHPSAKASYRIQISTDSPYRAVANGELVSRRVRAAHTVWTYEQPEPTSTYLITLQIGMYGAHKLPKSPVPMQAVLPDRLRPEFDQDFGRQPQMMKLFVKLFGPYPLSNGYTVVVTDDDLEIPLEAQGISIFGANHCDGKRGAERLIAHELAHQWFGNSVTARRWRDIWLHEGFACYAEWLWSENSGGRSADQWAHHYHAKLASSPQNLLLADPGPRDMFDDRVYKRGALTLHVLRDTLGDEKFFALLRDWTSRHQHSTVVTDDFTGLAANYADISLRPLWDAWLYSTEVPRL; this is encoded by the coding sequence GTGAAACAACCCGCCAAGAAGGCCACCAAGAAAGGTGGCCCACCCGTCATCGATCCGTATCTGCCGAACAATGGCAACTTCGGCTATCGAGTCTCACGCTACGAATTGGACCTCGAGTACAAGGTGGCGATCAATCGGCTCACCGGTACCGCGACCATCACCGCGGCGACGCTGGCGTCACTGAAGACGTTCACGCTGGATCTGTCCGCGGCCCTGTCGGTGTCGAAGGTCACGGTCAACGGCCGCCGGCCGGCCAACTTCTCCGCCTCCAACGGCAAGCTGCACATCACCCTGTCCACACCATTGCCCGCCGGCGCGGCGATGTCGATCAGCGTGCGCTACGGCGGCAACCCCCGGCCGATCCGAAGTTATTGGGGTGAAGTCGGTTTCGAAGAGTTGTCGAACGGCGCGCTGGTGGCGGGCCAACCGAACGGCGCAGCGTCATGGTTCCCGTGCGACGACCATCCCAGCGCCAAGGCCAGCTACCGGATCCAGATCAGCACCGACAGCCCCTATCGCGCGGTGGCCAACGGTGAACTGGTCTCGCGGCGGGTTCGGGCCGCACACACGGTATGGACCTACGAACAGCCGGAGCCGACGTCGACCTACCTGATCACCCTGCAGATCGGCATGTACGGCGCACACAAGCTGCCCAAATCCCCAGTGCCGATGCAGGCGGTGCTGCCCGACCGGCTGCGTCCCGAATTCGACCAGGACTTCGGCCGTCAACCGCAGATGATGAAGTTGTTCGTCAAACTGTTCGGCCCGTACCCGCTGAGCAACGGCTACACCGTTGTGGTGACCGACGACGATCTCGAGATACCGCTTGAAGCACAAGGTATCTCGATCTTCGGCGCCAACCACTGCGACGGCAAGCGTGGCGCCGAACGACTGATCGCCCACGAACTGGCCCATCAGTGGTTCGGCAACAGCGTGACCGCGCGGCGCTGGCGCGACATCTGGCTGCACGAGGGATTCGCCTGCTACGCCGAATGGTTGTGGTCGGAAAACTCCGGCGGGCGCTCCGCCGACCAGTGGGCCCACCACTACCACGCCAAGCTGGCGTCCTCTCCGCAGAATCTGCTGCTGGCCGATCCCGGGCCGCGGGACATGTTCGACGACCGGGTCTACAAGCGAGGTGCGCTCACCCTGCACGTGCTGCGCGATACCCTTGGTGACGAGAAATTCTTTGCGCTGCTGCGTGATTGGACCAGCAGGCACCAGCACAGCACGGTCGTGACCGACGACTTCACCGGTCTTGCCGCCAACTACGCCGACATCTCGCTGCGCCCGTTGTGGGATGCCTGGCTGTATTCCACCGAGGTGCCGCGGCTGTGA
- a CDS encoding TerC family protein, translating to MNVTPLEWFITIGVTVAVLLFDVIFVARRPHEPTMRECGIYLSFYIGLAIAFGLWVWNFHGGQFGLEFYAGWLTEYSLSVDNLFIFIIIMASFKVPKIYQQEALLIGIVLALIFRGIFIALGAVAIEQFSWIFYIFGAFLLYTAIRLVRDTEHDDDAENTVVRLARKYVPSTDKWDGLKLYVKEGGKRLMTPMFLVIVALGTTDLLFALDSIPAIYGLTREPYIVFTANLFALMGLRQLYFLLGDLLNRLVYLSQGLAFILFFIGVKLVLHALHENELPFINGGEGVHVPEIPTLLSLAVIILTLFLTMVASLIKTRVVDNR from the coding sequence ATGAATGTGACACCGCTCGAATGGTTCATCACCATCGGCGTGACGGTCGCGGTGCTCCTGTTCGACGTGATCTTCGTCGCGCGGCGCCCGCACGAACCCACGATGCGTGAGTGCGGCATCTATCTGTCGTTCTACATCGGTTTGGCCATCGCATTCGGGCTGTGGGTGTGGAACTTCCACGGCGGTCAGTTCGGCCTGGAGTTCTACGCGGGCTGGCTCACCGAGTACAGCCTGTCGGTGGACAACCTGTTCATCTTCATCATCATCATGGCCAGCTTCAAGGTGCCGAAGATCTATCAGCAAGAGGCACTTCTGATCGGCATCGTCCTGGCGCTGATTTTCCGCGGCATCTTCATCGCGCTGGGTGCTGTTGCCATTGAACAGTTTTCGTGGATCTTCTACATCTTCGGGGCATTCCTGCTGTACACCGCGATCCGGCTGGTCCGCGATACCGAGCACGACGACGACGCCGAGAACACCGTGGTGCGCCTGGCCCGCAAGTACGTGCCGAGCACCGACAAATGGGACGGCCTGAAGCTGTACGTCAAGGAGGGCGGCAAGCGCCTGATGACGCCGATGTTTCTGGTCATCGTGGCGCTGGGCACCACCGACCTGCTGTTCGCGCTGGACTCCATCCCCGCGATTTACGGCCTCACCCGCGAGCCTTACATCGTGTTCACCGCAAACCTTTTCGCGCTGATGGGGTTACGCCAGCTCTACTTCCTGCTCGGTGATCTGCTCAACCGGCTGGTGTACCTGTCGCAGGGCCTGGCCTTCATCCTGTTCTTCATCGGGGTCAAGCTGGTGCTGCATGCCCTGCACGAAAACGAGCTGCCGTTCATCAACGGGGGCGAAGGCGTGCACGTGCCGGAGATTCCGACACTGCTGAGCCTGGCCGTCATCATCCTGACGCTGTTCCTGACGATGGTCGCCAGCCTGATCAAGACGCGGGTGGTCGACAACCGCTGA
- a CDS encoding GntR family transcriptional regulator — protein sequence MLRRRSALLDRLVVDHPGSPQQAILDELRRVILDGAVAPGTPIPLAEVADLFGVSQIPVRESLKTLIGEGLVAHRSNSGYTVAQLTVQELREMYIVRETLEAAALASAVANATDADRAAIVAANDALQQAVDDDDPLTYHRQSRHFHLSLSRPSRMFRLLHMLESAWNMTEPVQSMVHVEPSARAALHGDHREMVLAFLAGDVEQLLTVAELHAGRLNSVIAALPTDTGLFLPADISSAQ from the coding sequence ATGTTGCGACGACGTTCGGCGCTGCTCGATCGGCTGGTGGTCGACCACCCAGGAAGCCCGCAACAGGCCATCCTCGACGAGTTGAGGCGGGTGATCCTCGACGGTGCCGTCGCGCCCGGGACGCCGATTCCGTTGGCCGAAGTGGCGGATCTGTTCGGGGTGAGCCAGATTCCGGTCCGTGAGTCGCTGAAGACACTGATCGGAGAGGGGTTGGTCGCGCATCGATCCAACTCCGGCTACACCGTCGCACAGCTCACGGTGCAAGAACTGCGCGAAATGTACATCGTGCGTGAGACTTTGGAGGCCGCGGCGCTGGCGTCCGCGGTGGCCAACGCGACCGATGCCGACCGGGCGGCGATCGTCGCGGCGAACGATGCCCTGCAGCAGGCCGTCGACGACGACGATCCGCTCACCTACCACCGGCAGAGCAGGCACTTTCATCTCTCGTTGAGCCGGCCGTCGCGCATGTTCCGGCTGCTGCACATGCTCGAATCAGCATGGAACATGACCGAACCCGTGCAGTCCATGGTGCATGTCGAGCCCTCGGCCCGGGCCGCGCTGCACGGCGACCACCGCGAAATGGTGCTCGCATTCCTGGCCGGCGACGTGGAACAGCTGCTCACTGTCGCCGAGTTGCACGCCGGGCGGCTCAATTCCGTCATCGCCGCCTTGCCGACGGACACCGGGCTGTTTCTGCCTGCGGATATATCTTCGGCGCAATAG
- a CDS encoding STAS/SEC14 domain-containing protein — protein sequence MIEVLSDMPEGVTGLRVSGRVSGEDLKAFKPAMDDLMKPDGDIRIVEVIDSDYQGFGPGGLVEDLKLGLGTLFTRHAAFKRVAVVSDKEWVVHTIHAVGWLMPGDVAVFGLAELEQAKQWAAG from the coding sequence ATGATCGAAGTCCTTTCCGACATGCCTGAGGGTGTGACGGGCCTTCGGGTGTCCGGCCGGGTGAGCGGCGAGGACCTCAAGGCGTTCAAGCCGGCGATGGACGACCTGATGAAGCCGGACGGCGACATCCGGATCGTCGAAGTCATCGACTCCGATTACCAGGGGTTCGGGCCCGGTGGCCTGGTCGAGGATCTCAAACTCGGCTTGGGCACGCTGTTCACCCGGCACGCCGCGTTCAAGCGGGTCGCGGTGGTCAGCGACAAGGAGTGGGTGGTCCACACCATTCACGCGGTGGGCTGGTTGATGCCCGGTGACGTCGCGGTGTTCGGTCTCGCCGAGCTCGAGCAGGCCAAGCAGTGGGCGGCCGGGTAG